The following coding sequences are from one Halosolutus amylolyticus window:
- a CDS encoding zf-TFIIB domain-containing protein, with product MEQCPRCQGSLEELSLGDVSTVTCPHCSYADIPVEHERPPEERESWRDAFNRFYEE from the coding sequence ATGGAGCAGTGTCCACGGTGTCAGGGGTCCCTCGAGGAACTCTCGCTGGGAGACGTCTCGACCGTGACGTGTCCACACTGTAGCTACGCGGACATCCCGGTCGAACACGAGCGGCCACCGGAGGAGCGGGAGTCCTGGCGAGACGCGTTCAACCGGTTCTACGAGGAGTGA
- a CDS encoding MBL fold metallo-hydrolase, giving the protein MTQIRSDWGDWLVRDVEEADPDGVAIWYLGCNGFVLKGSAGTTLFIDPYVGLGDPPRTVRMIPVPFDPADVTAADAVLATHEHTDHVHGPSQAPILATTGATFYAPDDSLAVAREEEAWTDEWNVSADQFTEIAEGDTVDIGEFTLHVEEAHDPDATHPVSYVLEHDAGTFFHGGDTKPSDEFERIGEAYDIDLGVLAFGTVGRIPDKETREPKRTRWYNDENQIVEAAADLQLDRLLPSHWDMWRGLTSDPKVLHHHAKSFAHPRRLELVEIGDRVDL; this is encoded by the coding sequence ATGACACAGATCCGGAGCGACTGGGGCGACTGGCTGGTTCGCGACGTCGAGGAGGCCGACCCGGACGGGGTAGCGATCTGGTATCTCGGCTGTAACGGCTTCGTCCTGAAAGGGAGTGCTGGAACGACGCTCTTCATCGACCCCTACGTCGGTCTGGGCGATCCGCCGCGCACGGTACGGATGATCCCCGTTCCGTTCGACCCGGCGGACGTCACCGCGGCCGACGCCGTGCTCGCGACACACGAACACACGGACCACGTCCACGGCCCGAGCCAGGCACCGATTCTCGCGACCACCGGGGCGACGTTCTACGCCCCCGACGACAGTCTCGCAGTCGCGCGCGAAGAGGAAGCGTGGACCGACGAGTGGAACGTCAGTGCGGACCAGTTCACCGAGATAGCGGAAGGCGATACCGTCGACATCGGCGAATTCACGCTCCACGTCGAGGAGGCGCACGATCCGGATGCGACGCATCCGGTCAGTTACGTTCTCGAACACGATGCGGGAACGTTCTTCCACGGCGGCGACACGAAGCCGTCCGACGAGTTCGAACGTATCGGCGAGGCCTACGACATCGACCTCGGCGTCCTCGCGTTCGGTACCGTCGGACGGATTCCGGACAAGGAGACGCGCGAACCCAAACGAACCCGCTGGTACAACGACGAGAACCAGATCGTCGAGGCGGCGGCCGACCTCCAGCTCGATCGACTCCTGCCAAGTCACTGGGACATGTGGCGTGGCCTGACATCGGATCCCAAGGTCCTCCACCACCACGCGAAGAGTTTTGCGCATCCACGACGGCTCGAACTGGTCGAAATCGGCGATCGCGTCGATCTGTAG
- a CDS encoding HalX domain-containing protein: protein MPDDRYTVLVVDDGPGNVELFERWLSDEYRVGRATGGDDSLEELDDVDVALLDRDLPTVSGTPLALEIDRRAADCLTAIVSGIEPGADVLYVSCGECLVTPVEKEELLETVERLRHRARYDERLAECANLAARRGALEATHSRSELEDDEEFLELRRRITDLLGELDDMTAEFDAEDFQAAFETPDFTGRPRVRTVGWPS from the coding sequence ATGCCGGACGACAGGTACACGGTTCTCGTCGTCGACGACGGACCGGGTAACGTCGAGCTATTCGAGAGGTGGCTCTCGGACGAGTACCGGGTCGGGAGGGCGACGGGGGGTGACGATTCCCTCGAGGAACTCGACGACGTCGACGTCGCACTGCTCGACCGCGACCTGCCGACCGTATCCGGCACTCCCCTCGCCCTGGAGATCGATCGGCGGGCGGCCGACTGCCTGACCGCCATCGTCAGCGGCATCGAACCCGGCGCGGACGTCCTGTACGTCTCCTGTGGCGAGTGCCTCGTCACGCCCGTCGAGAAGGAGGAACTCCTCGAAACCGTCGAACGGCTCCGCCATCGCGCCCGATACGACGAGCGGCTGGCCGAGTGTGCGAACCTCGCGGCCAGACGCGGCGCGCTCGAGGCGACTCACTCCCGATCGGAACTCGAAGACGACGAGGAGTTCCTCGAACTCCGTCGTCGGATCACCGACCTGCTCGGGGAACTGGACGACATGACGGCCGAGTTCGACGCCGAGGACTTCCAGGCCGCCTTCGAGACGCCCGACTTCACCGGCCGGCCACGCGTCCGGACGGTCGGCTGGCCCTCCTGA
- a CDS encoding METTL5 family protein has protein sequence MSGPSRRTLARRLEAVADFSEPSASLEQYLTPADLAAHVCHLAGLHDDLDRPVLDLGTGTGMLAIGASLAGAERVVGVDVDPDALALAGRNAAAVGTGPIEWVRGDAIRHPFALTDGTVISNPPFGAQHGNRHADRAFLEATAEIAAVSYTIHNEDSQSFVESFAADHSATVTHAFRAPLPIGNRFDFHTRSEQTLDAEVFRIEWR, from the coding sequence ATGTCGGGCCCCTCCCGGCGGACGCTCGCCCGACGGCTCGAGGCCGTCGCGGACTTCTCCGAGCCGTCCGCGTCACTCGAGCAGTATCTGACGCCCGCCGATCTCGCCGCCCACGTCTGTCATCTCGCCGGACTCCACGACGACCTCGATCGGCCCGTCCTCGATCTCGGTACCGGAACGGGGATGCTGGCGATCGGCGCGTCGCTCGCGGGCGCAGAGCGCGTCGTCGGCGTCGACGTTGATCCGGACGCGCTCGCACTCGCCGGGCGGAACGCGGCCGCCGTCGGCACCGGCCCGATCGAGTGGGTTCGCGGCGACGCGATTCGCCACCCCTTCGCCCTCACCGACGGCACTGTGATTTCGAACCCGCCGTTCGGTGCCCAGCACGGGAACCGGCACGCGGACCGGGCCTTTCTCGAGGCGACGGCCGAGATCGCCGCCGTCTCCTACACGATCCACAACGAGGACAGTCAGTCGTTCGTCGAGTCGTTCGCCGCGGACCACAGCGCGACCGTGACCCACGCCTTCCGGGCCCCGCTCCCGATCGGGAACCGGTTCGACTTTCACACGCGATCCGAGCAGACCCTCGACGCGGAGGTCTTCCGGATCGAGTGGCGCTAA
- a CDS encoding DUF7344 domain-containing protein → MTTTSSLDRSTAALDSLCQSLASDRRRAILRLVPDPSSDGIEKADLATRLVAVTNDKPPGAVTDDERRRSEIELAHHDLPALQDGGLIATREDGAVVATDHPAVDENGIDDALAERSDADCDAVFEALADARRRTVLSVLENERGSLSARSLARSVAAREIGASERSVPSDRVDRVLASLVHVHLPTLADAGLVAYDDSAGRVGYEGHPLLRTGLIDLGRDTETTDEEAIDAVTEFAVLAPTGD, encoded by the coding sequence ATGACTACCACGAGTTCACTCGACCGATCGACCGCGGCGCTGGACAGTCTGTGTCAGTCCCTCGCGAGCGATCGTCGCCGTGCGATCCTCCGTCTCGTCCCCGACCCTTCGTCGGACGGAATCGAGAAAGCCGACCTTGCGACCCGACTCGTCGCAGTAACGAACGATAAACCCCCCGGCGCAGTGACCGACGACGAACGCCGGCGGTCCGAGATCGAACTCGCCCACCACGATCTCCCCGCCCTGCAAGACGGTGGCCTGATCGCGACGCGCGAGGATGGGGCCGTGGTCGCGACCGACCATCCAGCGGTCGACGAAAACGGGATCGACGACGCGTTAGCGGAACGCTCGGATGCCGACTGCGACGCGGTGTTCGAGGCGCTCGCGGACGCACGTCGGCGGACGGTCCTTTCGGTCCTCGAGAACGAACGCGGATCCCTCTCCGCGCGATCGCTCGCGCGTTCGGTCGCGGCCCGAGAAATCGGAGCGAGCGAGCGATCGGTCCCGTCCGATCGCGTGGATCGCGTGCTCGCGTCGCTCGTCCACGTTCACCTGCCGACGCTCGCAGACGCCGGCCTCGTTGCGTACGACGACTCGGCGGGTCGCGTCGGCTACGAGGGTCACCCCCTGCTCCGGACCGGGTTGATAGATCTCGGTCGCGATACGGAGACGACCGACGAGGAAGCTATCGACGCCGTCACGGAGTTCGCGGTGCTCGCACCGACCGGTGACTGA
- a CDS encoding DUF7139 domain-containing protein encodes MAAESPSEGYLFDLYRRYIGEPEDRTDVYLGFGLFLGGIGFAIVALLLYLWSSTFEARTASHLAWAEPAYALAMMALPVLMLGIVVLLPSERRVLYTSIAGVVIAIVAIGGFVYAYPDDWNGYGADYTAVVVAVYAVGLAGITASTGAALIAHYLDMARTAKQVETVDEEDDDPELTDAEVREDIDDAMEGVELSWGGVEKTEHKRLSFSEDEFDEVNVDTAAGTKTTRSTGVDQQVAGLKGLKGGETTTTTSSSTVDDQTQKLKELREQKRQEESSADADTKSVAFLASVRTRLRELVSRD; translated from the coding sequence ATGGCAGCGGAATCGCCCTCGGAGGGCTATCTCTTCGACCTCTATCGCCGATACATCGGCGAACCGGAGGACCGGACCGACGTGTACCTCGGGTTCGGACTGTTCCTCGGTGGCATCGGATTCGCGATCGTCGCACTGCTGCTCTACCTGTGGAGTAGCACGTTCGAGGCCCGTACTGCATCTCACCTGGCGTGGGCAGAACCCGCGTACGCGCTCGCGATGATGGCCTTGCCGGTCCTGATGCTCGGGATCGTGGTGTTGCTCCCGTCCGAACGGCGGGTCCTGTACACGTCGATCGCCGGCGTCGTGATCGCGATCGTGGCGATCGGCGGGTTCGTGTACGCGTATCCCGACGACTGGAACGGGTACGGTGCCGACTACACTGCCGTAGTCGTCGCCGTGTACGCCGTGGGCCTGGCCGGGATCACCGCCTCGACCGGCGCGGCGCTGATCGCCCACTATCTCGACATGGCCCGCACCGCGAAACAGGTCGAGACGGTCGACGAGGAAGACGACGACCCGGAACTCACCGACGCCGAGGTACGGGAGGACATCGACGACGCGATGGAGGGGGTCGAACTCTCCTGGGGCGGCGTCGAGAAGACGGAACACAAGCGACTCTCCTTCTCCGAGGACGAGTTCGACGAGGTCAACGTCGACACTGCCGCGGGAACGAAGACGACTCGATCGACGGGGGTCGACCAGCAGGTCGCGGGACTGAAGGGACTGAAGGGCGGGGAGACCACGACGACGACCTCGAGTTCGACGGTCGACGACCAGACCCAGAAGCTGAAAGAACTCCGCGAACAGAAACGTCAGGAGGAGTCGTCTGCGGACGCCGATACCAAGTCGGTCGCGTTCCTCGCGTCGGTCCGAACCCGATTACGTGAACTGGTTAGCCGGGATTAA
- a CDS encoding winged helix-turn-helix transcriptional regulator — protein sequence MADTLREFFELRGGIGLLVVLKGESKRFKHLNERLQISSSTLSKRIGEAKDLGLITPEIDDRETSVKNQYRITERGQYVVTKMERLDMVHAYRTMLDMQAQVEDGKQELVEWIEGETTKEELARRSDSDPYVDPFGEDVTDFSGEDSDRDFDDEFFTRE from the coding sequence ATGGCAGACACGCTTAGGGAGTTCTTTGAGCTGCGTGGCGGGATTGGTCTCCTCGTGGTGCTGAAAGGTGAATCCAAGCGGTTCAAACATCTGAACGAGCGATTACAGATTAGTTCGTCAACGTTGTCGAAGCGGATCGGGGAAGCGAAAGATCTCGGGCTGATTACTCCGGAAATCGACGACCGGGAGACATCGGTGAAGAATCAGTACCGGATTACAGAGCGTGGGCAGTATGTCGTAACAAAAATGGAGCGATTGGATATGGTCCACGCGTATCGGACGATGCTTGATATGCAGGCACAAGTTGAGGATGGGAAACAAGAGCTGGTGGAGTGGATTGAGGGTGAGACGACGAAAGAGGAGTTAGCGAGACGCAGTGACAGCGATCCGTACGTTGATCCGTTCGGTGAAGATGTGACGGACTTTTCCGGTGAAGACTCTGATCGAGACTTTGATGATGAGTTCTTCACTAGGGAGTAA
- a CDS encoding MSCRAMM family adhesin SdrC codes for MSNTADTDDVIEVSGDGLTVRKTFAADEFPVPAIRFEIHSDHDEEVAFRLSEDIPDSFPMDKVGFHPDYHSDDWTAFQDNHVEFTGTVDPDEELVTVYGIRIDDESEASTFLTEPTIVEVNSDDDGGSDADEIDDDVIGSIVDEDRNQPVKDMISGESDSVPGLEDEADEDDAETTDETGPEAGDETDSDGAALGDEAGGLDLDLGDVDPEPEPIDDDADEDDAPDIDLGFDDDEIPEPTDDPATSADESGADDDRVEIDLGTDDESSADVPDSDDEPEIDLDLESAAAAADDVNAADETSDVDTDAADAESAGPADADEPTIDEGDTTDDGTDAPATDPDAAETPAIDTASSTETAGTELDTEPAPEPGPAGSIATRLASELEDDAVDEEDLDVLRDALDVEPSGSEIAKIDHLQSRIEEVAAYTDALEAFLDENGSGQELIEEFKEELETFESDLSAMDERLTGTEDHVLDVETELDDVTDDVDDLEDEVETIDDDVDELEEDVDELEEDVDDLEDDLEAVREDVTNIQDWRDQLGSMFSD; via the coding sequence ATGAGTAACACCGCCGACACGGACGACGTGATCGAGGTCAGTGGCGATGGGTTGACAGTCCGAAAGACGTTCGCGGCGGACGAGTTCCCCGTACCTGCGATCCGGTTCGAGATCCACTCCGACCACGACGAAGAGGTCGCCTTTCGACTCTCCGAGGATATCCCCGACTCGTTCCCGATGGACAAGGTCGGGTTCCATCCCGACTATCACAGCGACGACTGGACCGCCTTCCAGGACAACCACGTCGAGTTCACCGGGACGGTCGACCCGGACGAAGAACTCGTGACGGTCTACGGTATCCGTATCGACGACGAGAGCGAGGCGTCGACGTTCCTCACGGAACCGACGATCGTCGAGGTGAATTCGGACGACGACGGCGGTTCGGACGCCGACGAGATCGACGACGACGTCATCGGCAGTATCGTCGACGAGGACCGCAACCAGCCCGTCAAAGACATGATCTCGGGCGAATCCGACTCGGTACCGGGTCTCGAGGACGAGGCCGACGAGGACGACGCGGAAACCACCGACGAGACCGGTCCGGAAGCCGGCGACGAGACCGATTCGGACGGTGCCGCGCTCGGAGACGAGGCGGGCGGACTCGACCTCGACCTCGGCGACGTCGACCCCGAACCCGAACCGATCGACGACGACGCGGACGAAGACGACGCGCCGGACATCGATCTCGGGTTCGACGACGACGAGATTCCGGAACCGACGGACGACCCCGCGACGTCGGCCGACGAGTCCGGGGCCGACGACGATCGCGTCGAGATCGACCTCGGAACCGACGACGAGTCGAGCGCCGACGTGCCGGATTCGGACGACGAACCCGAGATCGACCTCGACCTCGAATCGGCCGCCGCGGCTGCCGACGACGTCAACGCGGCCGACGAGACGTCAGACGTCGATACGGATGCGGCCGACGCGGAATCCGCCGGTCCGGCGGACGCCGACGAACCGACGATCGACGAAGGCGACACGACCGACGACGGTACCGACGCCCCTGCGACGGACCCCGATGCAGCCGAAACACCCGCGATCGACACCGCGTCGTCCACGGAAACCGCCGGCACAGAACTCGATACCGAACCGGCACCGGAGCCGGGACCGGCGGGTTCGATCGCGACCCGACTCGCGAGCGAACTCGAAGACGACGCTGTCGACGAGGAGGATCTCGACGTTCTCCGGGACGCACTCGACGTCGAACCGTCCGGTTCCGAGATCGCGAAGATCGACCACCTCCAGTCGCGCATCGAAGAGGTCGCGGCCTACACCGATGCTCTCGAGGCGTTCCTCGACGAGAACGGCTCCGGGCAGGAACTGATCGAGGAGTTCAAGGAGGAACTCGAAACGTTCGAGTCCGACCTCTCCGCGATGGACGAGCGTCTCACCGGCACCGAAGACCACGTCCTCGACGTCGAAACGGAGCTCGACGACGTGACCGACGACGTGGACGACCTCGAAGACGAGGTGGAGACGATCGACGACGACGTTGACGAACTCGAGGAGGACGTCGACGAATTGGAAGAAGACGTCGACGACCTCGAAGACGATCTGGAAGCGGTCCGCGAGGACGTGACGAACATCCAGGACTGGCGGGATCAGCTCGGATCGATGTTCTCGGACTGA
- the dph2 gene encoding diphthamide biosynthesis enzyme Dph2: MSQESEYSEGDLRKTGMRLKHDREWDYELETIVEAIEERDATKVGLQFPEGLKRRGPAVADDLRELADDDVTFMLSGQPCYGACDLDTYLMKRTDVFVHFGHSPMKDTDKVIYVPLFSNVEVAPIMEEALDTLEPPEETEGVGLVTTAQHMNRYEEMTAFLEERGYEVHSRRGDDRLTHEGQVLGCNYASADVPADQVLYVGGGKFHPLGLAMEHPDKHVVIADPVNNVVTVADTDKFMKQRYGAVHRAMDAEKWGVIFCTKIGQGRWETAQNILDDNDDAYLITMDEVTPDRLRNFDMDAFVNTGCPRITTDDGPQFHKPMLTPGEYRIAVGDKPLDELSFDTFHGTW; the protein is encoded by the coding sequence ATGAGCCAGGAGTCGGAGTACAGCGAGGGAGACCTCAGGAAGACCGGGATGCGTCTCAAGCACGATCGCGAGTGGGACTACGAACTCGAGACGATCGTGGAGGCGATCGAAGAGCGAGACGCGACGAAGGTCGGGTTGCAGTTTCCCGAGGGGCTGAAACGGCGCGGGCCGGCCGTCGCTGACGACCTCCGGGAACTCGCCGACGACGACGTGACGTTCATGCTCTCGGGTCAGCCGTGCTACGGTGCCTGTGACCTCGATACGTACCTGATGAAACGCACCGACGTGTTCGTCCACTTCGGCCACTCGCCGATGAAGGACACGGACAAGGTGATCTACGTGCCGCTGTTCTCGAACGTCGAGGTCGCGCCGATCATGGAGGAGGCCCTCGACACGCTCGAACCGCCCGAGGAGACCGAGGGCGTCGGCCTCGTCACCACGGCCCAGCACATGAACCGGTACGAGGAGATGACGGCGTTCCTGGAGGAGCGGGGCTACGAAGTCCACAGCCGACGGGGTGACGATCGACTCACCCACGAGGGGCAGGTGCTCGGCTGCAACTACGCCAGCGCGGACGTCCCCGCGGACCAGGTGCTCTACGTCGGCGGCGGCAAGTTCCATCCGCTCGGACTGGCGATGGAACACCCCGACAAACACGTCGTCATCGCCGATCCAGTCAACAACGTCGTCACCGTCGCCGATACGGACAAGTTCATGAAACAGCGGTACGGTGCCGTCCACCGCGCGATGGACGCCGAGAAGTGGGGCGTCATCTTCTGTACCAAGATCGGCCAGGGTCGCTGGGAGACCGCCCAGAATATTCTCGACGACAACGACGACGCCTACCTCATCACGATGGACGAGGTCACCCCCGATCGGCTGCGGAACTTCGACATGGACGCCTTCGTCAACACCGGCTGTCCGCGGATCACGACCGACGACGGGCCGCAGTTCCACAAGCCCATGCTCACTCCCGGCGAGTATCGGATCGCCGTCGGCGACAAGCCGCTCGACGAACTCTCCTTCGACACCTTCCACGGGACCTGGTAA